The following is a genomic window from Oncorhynchus masou masou isolate Uvic2021 chromosome 6, UVic_Omas_1.1, whole genome shotgun sequence.
CTCTGAATTTGTTCCTCCCTACCACAAGGGGCACTACCAGTGTTTGGGTCATTAATGTAAACTCACACCATTCcttacaaatgtgcgcaaccgcaacattcaaacgaggctacaaagaaaactaatgggactgtgatgacttcaaaatcggggggttctattcaagcgttgatcgacatggtaatggctctatagtattggagaaaagttgaaaaaacggaccctccgttacatcttgacgtgtcatgtcgttaggtacagcacgcataaagcaactatttgtcttacaatctctctccaccaggtgtagcacttctatcatcctttaaaaagggggggatacctagtcatttttttcgtcatcattctcaaagccgctgtttacttctaagatcactttagcaccgccataaaaacccgattcaaatttGTGTCTAAttttcaaataggtatgtaatgacacattatataaactctttatagtgattcatttacattttagaggcgataaggtgataagttggacagatcgcaTGGGGGGGAAGCAATTTTCCCCCACAATGTCTCTCCTTCTCATTATCaacgcattagtttcgcttcccccgcctgccatttaaaaaaaaataataattacccGCCGGgtctcattgcctgcttgaattatgcagaaacgggcagcgtttaggtAATATTATTTGGatggggagaaattgtgctttacaatggtattgacattacagttgatctggaactattacgtttttggggcgctaaaataagggcaattgtacggacaaggcgatgtacgagtttactTGGGTTTACGTTAGTTGTAATATAGATGACTTGTTACTTCAAAGAACAGTAGGCTAATGTGTTAGGTTTTAAATTAGGCTTGAAACATGTGAAACGCTACAAACTATACACACCACTAATATTAGCTAACTCCGTTCCGTacacattcaaacgaggctgcaatgaaaactaatgggactgtagcaacTGTGTTGGCATCAAAAACCGGGGTGTCAACTAAGTTTCTATTCAGCGTTAAGTGACATTTGAATGGAccaatagtattggagaaaagttgggGGGGAGGACCCCTCTGACGCTGTACGTTAAAGTGTGACGATGTAACGTACATCACGTGTTATGCAACTCATTCTGTGCCATACAGAATTTCCACCAggcgccgatttaaaaaaaaatatatatatttttttttaatacaagAAATGCTCAATGGTGAGTGTAAAGTTAATTATTCGTGTGTTCATCAATTGTTAATTTTCTTTGTGTCATCACTGCGAGCCATCACGACTCTCAAAAGCTGCGACAGCCGCAGTTAACTGAGAAATTTAGCGCCGTCCTAAAAACCCTATTAAAGTtagacacaaaccttcaaataggtatgtattGAGACATTGTATAAATTctttagtgttttatttacattttagaagtGATAAGTTGGACAAATTGGGTAAAAAATCAGTTTCCCCACACAACATATATCCACCCCCCTTTCACTATCGCTCAAGTAGCTTTCGCTTCTCTGTCCGCCATTTTGAGAGAGAAAAAACGGCAGAGCTCCATTCAATCATGCAGAGACTGGCAGCCTGAAGGTCTCGTCATTGATTTTGCTGGAAAGGgaagaaattgtgctttacaacaGTATTCATATTACAGTTGACTTCGAGGTATGGAACAGAGAGATGTACAAAAGTTTGTTAGCTACACAAAATGGCTATCCTGGGTAGCTTTAGTGTGCAGTCCCACAAATTGTAACTCGACAcgtaggatcacaactttattaaGCTAATTGCATTCTTGTGTAAGTACATTTGGAAATTCATTTAAATTGCACATTTGGCACCAACACTGGCAGCCCCAAAAAAAGTGCTTTAGCTGTGAGAATCTCAAAAAAAAATTGAGATTGAAGACGAGGTGTGAAAATAAACGGGTTTGCTCTGAAAAAACATTGACATGGAGCATTATTATGGATAGTCaggcttatatatatatatatatatatatattgactttTAATATATTGACTTTATATTAGTTTTGTTTAAAACGTTTTGACAGTAACTGTGTTATTTTTGCGAAGACTATTTGCTTCTTGAGTTTGGACATTAAGTTTTATGCTTGTTTAGATTATAACCGTACGCTGATTTTTAAGATGAGCCATAAGGTGTTTGAGTAATGCCGTACTCTGCCTTGCGTCGTAATCCgtagtaacctgaaggttgcaagttcaaatccccgagctgacaaggtacaaatctgtcgttctgcccctgaacaggcagttaacccactggtcctaggccgtcattgtaaataagaatttgttcttaactgacttgcctagtaaaattaaataaaataaaggtaaaataaaaagtgaaATAATACGATTTATAATTCAATAATATGTGAACGACCGGCTCGATTCAGTCTTGTGTCGCAAAATTtgacattgtttttttttttaaccttggataaaagcagagactccgagctagaaaatggtatatcatacacaacagttgaagaacaatggggaagtaattctgctttgaaagttgatcaaaacaaatttatttatatagcccttcgtacatcagctgatatctcaaagtgctgtacagaaacccagcctaaaaccacaaacagcaagcaatgcaggtgtagaagcacggtggctcggaaaaactccctagaaaggccaaaacctaggaagaaacctagagaggaaccaggctatgtggggtggccagtcctcttctggctgtgctgggtggagattataacagaacatggccaagatgttcaaatgttcataaatgaccagcatagtccaataataataaggcagaacagttgaaactggagcagcagcacggccaggtggactggggacagcaaggagtcatcatgtcaggtagtcctgaggcatggtcctagggctcaggtcctccgagagaaagagagaattagagagagcacacttaaattcacacaggacaccgaataggacaggagaagtactccagatataacaaactgaccctagccccccgacacataaactactgcagcataaatacccccggacagggccaaacaggaaggatataaccccacccactttgccaaagcacagcccccacaccactagagggatatcttcaaccaccaacttaccatccaaagacaaggccgagtatagcccacaaagatctccaccacggcacaacccaaggggggggccaacccagacaggatgatcacatcagtgactcaacccactcaggtgacgcacccctcccaggggcggtatgagagagcccctgtaagccagtgactcagcccctgtaatagggttagaggcagagaatcccagtggaaagaggggaaccggccaggcagagacagcaagggcggttcgttgctccagagcctttccgttcaccttcccactcctgggccagactacactcaatcatatgacccactgaagagatgagtcttcagtaaaaacttaaaggttgagaccgagtttgcgtcccTGACATGGGTCGGCAGgccgttccataaaaattgagctctataggagaaagccctgcctccagctgtttgtttagaaatcctagggacaattaggaggcctgcgtcttgtgaccgtagaatacgtgtaggtatgtacagcaggaccaaatcagagagataggtaggagcaagcccatgtaatgctttgtaggtcagcagtaaaaccttgaaatcagcccttgctttgacaggaagccagtgtagggaggcttgcactggagtaatatgatgaaCTTGTAacctaactggctaacgttggctagcttgctagctacttccagacacaaatgagagaacagctctctctgaccattttactcaccctagctgagctggttaggctgttttttaTGTTTTCCAGAGTGTTGGTGCTGGccacaatttaattacgcttttttttgccaacgtttactgacaccagccatattCAACGGATGTTGAGCGTTCATAAACTCATCCCTTTTTCTGCGCTCTGGCGCACTCAGGCGAGAgggctctgaaatcagagtagatttACCAGATACGTCTGTCGACAGTTGTTGCAGTGGCATCAAACATTCTATTGACCTGGTTACTtgaatagtggagtcttttgtttagacatgtagctagcagctaaacaatgaaccataataccAACTCATGTTACTACTTTGCATGCATCtgtaggtagctaaccaaccaggttcaatgtgagctagctaacattaggattgaactagcaatgcaaatggctctgagttacgaataatattactaaagtcatacacgtacacactaaagttagctagctaacagtacactttaacttgaaatgaaaatgactttctgaccattagaaacgtgtaatatctgaaaatgtagctagctagactatcttacccatatacatggatgaacgcttcaccctctctgtcacggatgctgtggttgcccttagtttgaagatgttatCCGGAGACAGCTCTTTTATAAATATGTGTTGTCTTTTCAAAGCaaagaattttctccatctccttagcttcACACTCTAGCTCtattgatttcaaaactcggtactccagaaagtggagagcaacacttgtGCATTTCTACTATGATTTCGTTCAAAATAGCTACGTTCGAAAGGATTACCTTcacagggcctcccgagtggcgcagtggtctaagacactgcatcgcagtgctagctgtgccactagagatcctggttcgagtccaggctctgccacgaccgggagacccatggtgtggcgcacaattgacccagacATCCCGGCCAAAGCCTCCCctttgtcccatcgcgctctagtgagtcctgtggcgggccgggtgcatgcacgctgatgcggtcgccaggtgtacagtgtttccacCGACACATTGAAgcagcgggcattgtgtcaagaagcttggttgggttgtgttttggaagACGCACAGCTCTCTACCTTCGCTTCTCCCAAgaccgtacaggagttgcagcgatgggacaagactaactaccgaTTAGATACCACGGAaaagggatttttttttaattgaaggattacctacacatactgtatGCGTAAGTTGCGCGTGACTATTTCACAGGAGCAGGATTGGTCTGTCGGGCATGTCCAGCACATTCATTATCTTCACAATCATTGCTAACGGGAAGGTTGCTCTCGCTTTTTTCCAAAGCTTAACCAACTAGGCTCCTAATTGAactattgtatttgtatttacagatggcatacacgtttgttattaaggcacatgaaaattcacatgttccagaaggcatttctgcaacaacaaaaaatgcattttgaaaaACAAATACATGCCAAAATGGCGCTCCTATTTTTACACTTGCCAGTGTACCCTACAACACTATCTCAGTTTAATATGCTGCTTGAATGTGTTCGTGCCCAtatcaacaaaaaaatacaatgtcAGAATTTTTGCTCACAGAGAAAAAGCACATGGGTAGAAGGTGTTTTTACAGTCACaaccaccactaggctacctggcagcagcgttggactagtaaccgagaggttgcaagttcaaatccctgagctgacaaggtaaaaatctgtcgttttgcccctgaacaaggcagttaacacactgttcctaggccgtcattgaaaataagaatttgttcttaacctctctGGTGCAAGTGGGACACTAGCGTCCCtcctcgacaacagccagtgaaattgtagggcgccaaattcaaaacaacagaaatcccgtAATTAAAATTCCTTAAGTATtatccaccattttaaagatacacttcttgtaaATCCTACCGCAGTGcccgatttcaaaaaggttttTCCTGCGAAAGCACACAACGATTGTTAGGTCAGTACctcgtcacagaaaaacacagctatTTTTCCAGCcacagagaggagtcacaaatagagaaaattaatcactaacctttgatcttcatcagatggcgttcataggacttcatgttacacaatacatgtatgttttgttcgataaagttcatatttatatcctaAAATTTGTTTACATTTGCGTGTTGtggtcagaaatgcattgtctcaaacaaacatcctgtgaaagtgcagagagcctcatcaaataacagaaatactcatcataaccATTGATAAACGATACAAGTGTTaagcatggaattatagataaacTTCTCATTAATGCAACCGCTGAGTCAGacttcaaaaatgctttacggcgaaagcacactttGCGATTTATGTTAGGTCAGCTCCTAGCCACAGAAACCCATACAGCCATTTGTGACACTTCTCTCAAGGAGAGATTAAATAAtcaaaagatcattaaaattaatcacttacatttgatcttcatctggtggcactcccaggtctccatgttagacaaatatttgttttgttcgataatgtccctctttatgatcaaaaacctcctttttgtttgcgtgtTTTGTCCATCCAGTAATCGCGAATGCAGAAGGCGCGTGCACTAATTCCAGAGGAAAAAGCTtaaagtacaataaaagttagtttggcatgtttctactatgtttaaaatcaatcctccggttgtttttgtcataaataatcaataatatttcaacctgacaaaagcttcgtcaataggggtggcagtgtagcctagtggttagagcattggactagtaaccgaaaggttgcaagttcaaatccccgagctgacaaggtacaaaatctgtcgttctgtccctgaacaggcagttaacccactgttcctaggccgtcattgaaaataagaatttgttcttaactgacttgtctagttaaataaaggttaaaaaaaaatatatatataggaaAGATCAGACGCATGAATGGAAATGGCCACTGATTGAAAGTGCTGtgtcatttttcagagtaaaagcctgaaacaaacaaacaagactgGTCACGTGTTGAGATATAGCCATAGAGCtcgtgaactgggtcctaagtctttgtatggtggatagtctttcaatggaaaaacagcctttcaaaataatagtacttcctggttggattttcctcaggtttttgcctgccatatcagttctgttatactcacagacaatattttaacagttttggaaaatttagtgttctatccaaatctactaactATATGCACATcttatcttctgggcctgagtagcaggcagtttaatttgggcactcTTTTCATCTAAAATTCTGAATCCTGCCACCTACCCTAGTAAAGTTAACTGACTTAAATaaacaaggagtcgctagagcgcgatgagccaagtaaagcctccCCTAGCCCGGACGatgccgggccaattgtgcgctgccttatgggactcccggtcacagccggttgtgacacagcctgtgATCGATCCCGGGAccgtagtgacgcctcaagcacgtgcgatgcagtgccttagaccgctgcgccactcgggaggccccttgCTAACTTTAACAGATTTATAACACTGGTGCATATTTCTTAGAGCAGTTTATATTGATAGATGTCGAGTTCATTCTTTTGTGAAACACTTTGTCAaagctaaccctaaaccctaaccccaacccctaaccctaactctaaccctaacaaAGCTTCCAAGAGCGTCCCTCCACTGATTGATTGATTATCACGATTTAAATAAAGAACTTTCTCAGCTCTGGTTGTAAAATGTCTTGTCAGTAATGCTGAAATCGCACAAGGTCTCTTATCACCTACCGATTTCAGTCGCTCAAAGTTTAAGGCTATGCAATATGAATCAAGAAACAGCAGTGCATGCTTCGCTGTAAATCTCAAGAATCAACAAAGCGTAACCATTTTTGATTTGTGAAATTTCATAATTTTTGTACGTCCTTGGTGGGGGAATCAGTACAATAGCGCCCCCTCTGGTAGGGGGGGGAATCAAGGTCTGACAGGCAATCTACTTCAGATTAAGCAAAACACATGTTGCTTGTCCAAAGTCATCCCTTTTAGGCTActtaattagaggtcgaccgattatgattttgcAACCCCGAAAAATCATaatcgattattggaggaccaaaaaaagcctataccgatttaatcggacgattttttttattttattttttatttttttaaaaataaaatactaaTAATAAATACTTTAAAATTAttaattatttgtattttatttgtaataatgacaattacaacaatactgaatgaacacttatttttacttaatacatcaataaaatgaatttagcctcaagtaaataatgaaacgtgtttaatttggtttaaataatgcaaaaacaaagtgttggagaagaaagtaaaagtgcaatatgtgccatgtaagaaagctaacgtttaagttccttgctcagaacatgagaacatatgaaagctggtggttcctttttaacatgagtcttcactattcccaggtaagacattttaggttgtagttattataggactatttctctctataccatttgtattttattaacctttgactattatatgttcttataggcactttagtattgccagtgtaacagtatggcTTCCGTcactctcctcgctcctccctgggctcgaactagaaacacaacgacaacagccaccctcgaagcagcgttacccatgcagagcaaggggaacaaccactccatgtctcatagcgtttcaaacgtcactcgcttttaacACGCACcccgttaactagctagccatttcactttggttataccagcctcatctcgggagttgataggcttgaagtcataaacagcgcaatgcttgacgcaccacaaagagctgctggcaaaacgcacgaaagtgctgtttcaatgaatgcttacgagcctgctgctgcctaccatagctcagtcagactgctctatcgaGCAACGAtatgcaccgcatcgattatatgcaatgcaggacacgctagacaaaaactagtaatatcatcaaccatgtgtagttaactagtgattatgattgattgttttttataagataagtttaatatTAGCTAGCAACTttccttggcttactgcattcgcgtaacaggcagtcagtctccttgtggagtgcaacgagaggcaggttgttatagcgttggacaagttaactgtaaggttgcaagattggttcccccgagctgacaaggtgaaaatctgtcgttctgaccttgaaccaggcagttaacccaccattcctaggccgtcattgaaaataagaatgtgttcttcactgacttgcttagttaaataaaggtgtaaaatatatatttgaaaataaataaacattggccaactcggtgtccaaaaataccgatttccgattgttatgagaacttgaaatcggccctaattaatcgaccATTCCAATTAATCTGTCAACCTCTATCAAAAATAACTGTTAAGCAAAACAGCAGTTCTTCACCTAGCCAAATATATTGGATAATACGAGACTTCCTAATTTCTGAAAACACACTAATTGAAACAAATGTTATGGTAGCTCGCAAAAGAGTGTAAGTGTGGttgctaactaactaactgtaaATGCATTTTAGTGCTAACTTGGCTGTGTGGTGAAACAATTCACTTATTTACAGCTTGTTAGCTACTGCACCACTCTTGACAAGCGAACATAATGCAGACACCAAAATTGACGTCTCCGCTAATGTTTAGCCTTTTTGACTTTTGCGACGTGACGTCTCCAAGCTTATTGCCAAGACGTTTCTGCAGGATGCAGTCCACGTTGCTGCAACGTAATTCATCTAAATTTagaggtctaaatcagtcccacCCCCATAGAATTGATCCCATTGGGGACCCTTACCGTCCGTTACAACAGTAACTAAGCATGCAATGTTtttattctattttttttttaaacgtttgtCTTGTTTTATTTGTTGGAAACTGCTACTCTCTTCATTCTCTCAACAGGGCGAAGAGTAATACTGACTTCAGGAGCTCTCAATGGTTTCACCTGAAGGCAGATGTCATGAATTACACAGAGCCGGTTGTGGAGAAGGCCGTCAACTCCTGGTCCAGAATAGCCTCAGCGGGACAGACGGTCCTTTTCGAGGCATTACAGATCCTCAACCCGATGTCGAAAGATCTGTCAGACACCGAGGAACTGGTATCCTTTCTGCAAGGACTTAAGGAAGAGGGCCATAAGCCCAAAGTGCTACGAAGCAAAGATGTGTACGGTTACAGGTCATGTACAGCAAAAACCCTCCCGGAAGACATGTGCTCTATGGACGTAGCCAGCAAGGGGCCAAGGCCAGGCAAGAAGAGGGGACGGAAGAgtaagaagaaaaagaaaaaaaaggagtGTAACAATTACGCATCGTGGAGTAGTGCAAGTGCATCAGAATCTCACAAGAGATCTGTCTTTTCCAGACCTCCGATTCTGACTATACATCCTGCCCTGGTGCAGCAGCAGTACCTGAAACTAACGAACATTACAGGTTTAATGAGAGGTCACACTGCGAGAATGCAGATTCACTCTCAACCTCCAACACTTTCAGGAATACCGTTACTGCCATCGCCGAACACGGGTAGAACACCTAAAGCGGTGGCCATGGTTGGTCAAAGGTACCATGCCTCCTGTCCGGAATGGAACAGAGCCCTTATCGGAGATTCTGCCCCCGTGATCTATCAGAACGGCCGAGGAGTTTACAACTACAAGACTGATGTGTCAAACCACAGACGGTCCTGGACGGACGACCAATCTCTGTGGATGATGAACCGCCAGGAGGAGTGTCGGCTGGACGAGAACAGTTTGAGGTGGAAGGTGATCAAAGTGGACGATTGCGTCACGGTTGAGGAACTGAGGAGGAAGGCCCAGAGGATCTTGCAGGTGAACCTGTCCCCTGTGATACAGATACGCCCGCTGTATGAAACTCTAGCTGAATACCAGCGTGAACGATATCTCCAGTAACTTCTTGGTTTAGCCTAGCTAGCCTAGGGTCCATTTTGCAACGAGGCTTAGCGAAGTCCACAGAGGTCTTTCTTTACTGTTGAAGCCAGAGGAAAAAAAAACATCAGGACGGCGTCATCTGACGACAGTAAAGTACGTTCCTTGAGCAGTGACGGGGGTATGATGTCACGACTACCGCGTCAACAAGACTGAAGGGCCTAACGTCGATCAGAAGTTATACACGGTGCTGATGTCAGACACTCAAGCATAGACATTGCTGGTCAGAATGTAaatttgtatttttaatttttgttttgttttaaccaGCTTCTGTTTTGTACACTTCTGTTTTGTACACTCCTGTTTTGTACActtgaggatggactgatagacttgGTAAGCAGTGTCACGGCACACTGTAGGATACATTTTTGGTTTGTTGCAAGATTTATTTTTTTTAGGTACAGTCTACATGACACATTTTAAAACAATTTGGTCCCCTGAAATTGTTGTAAATGGGCAAGCTTGTTTTTAGGGTTATTGTTTTACAGCCTGATTTACAGCCTGGTCTTCCTGTGGTTGGCCTACTGAGTCATTATCCCTTTAATCTACTTTTGTGTTTCCCCTTTCATAGAGTTTGAACTTTCGACAGCCTCAAAATGTTTGCTGAATGTAAGCACTTAAATTGTAACAATTCCATTTGCAGGGCAGAGCTAAAATGGCCTTATTCTTTTCAGTAAACCTAACCCTTTTTGTAGTGACTGATTTTTATTTTCTCTGAGTAAAGAATTTGAAACCACCCTATtcttgtattattatttttttaaccttgaTTTTGCCAAACTTTCCCAACGTCATATGTTTGAAAAAGCAAACCGATATTAGCTTTGACTCTGCCGTAGATCGGGTGCAAACTGCCCATCGGTACTAACCAGTAATCGGTGAAAATGCATAGTAAACTAAATCTGTTCATTTTGTGTAGAAGTTGCCACAGTGTTTTTGTGATCTTTCATTAGTTCAGTTGACTGGTTTCTGATGCGCTTCTTCAACGGTTATTTTAAGTTCGAcacgttgtgttgtattgtagtggcaCAGTCAATCAAGGGTACTTCACAGGGGCTGTTATCGGCTACGTCCCAAACAGCACCACATTCCATTTACactagtatagggaatagggtccaatTTGAGACTCGCCCTTCATGTTGGTTTAACCTcttactgttttttttttgtgccaAACATGTCGTTGGTGCTCTCTGTTAGGCCACATGATACGATTCACTGTTCTGATTGGATAGCTGCCTCTTCATCCCGCCTCAACTCTGGATTTAATTGGTGCATCGTTTTTTTGTTGCCAATTTCACCATCCCAGAAGTTGCAAAAATTTTAGGCCAAAACTAGTCTAATTTTAATTAAGGAACTGGTTAAGTTGAAGGATTTTTGTCAGGTTTATTGTTAAGGGAAAGTGAAAAGTTTTTGTTCAAATTGCTTAAATCGTCATGTTGTAGCCCAAAATCAGGGCCTTTTTTAAATGGATAATTTGTTGCCATGTGCTGAAAATACCATAAATATTACTGAATGGTTGTGTTCAAGCCAGGGACCAACCAGTCATTGTGATTGCCGAAGGGGAAGTTAATAAGAGCAGATAGGTATGGCTGTAACATGTCTTTTCACCCCCTTATTGTTCATCTTGATTTCATTGTACCGGTATGAAATAAAATCACGAGGTGAGCACGGCTGTCTCTTTATAAAGCCTAGTTTATGCAACGCAGAAACACAATTAGTTACTTACAATGGCATTACCTGATTTTGCAGGGCTCCACATGTTTGCCGAAGGACCCAGAATGGCCATTTTGCGTATACATTAGGATAACGTCTAGAGTCCCCTGGTCACATGATAGTGATCAATTTATGCAGGTTCtcaactatttatttattttgtatcctAACAGATGTGTCCATTTCTTgcagtttgttgtttttttttttttgagtctTATTGGATAATTT
Proteins encoded in this region:
- the ccdc71 gene encoding uncharacterized protein ccdc71, yielding MNYTEPVVEKAVNSWSRIASAGQTVLFEALQILNPMSKDLSDTEELVSFLQGLKEEGHKPKVLRSKDVYGYRSCTAKTLPEDMCSMDVASKGPRPGKKRGRKSKKKKKKKECNNYASWSSASASESHKRSVFSRPPILTIHPALVQQQYLKLTNITGLMRGHTARMQIHSQPPTLSGIPLLPSPNTGRTPKAVAMVGQRYHASCPEWNRALIGDSAPVIYQNGRGVYNYKTDVSNHRRSWTDDQSLWMMNRQEECRLDENSLRWKVIKVDDCVTVEELRRKAQRILQVNLSPVIQIRPLYETLAEYQRERYLQ